One region of Quercus lobata isolate SW786 chromosome 2, ValleyOak3.0 Primary Assembly, whole genome shotgun sequence genomic DNA includes:
- the LOC115978097 gene encoding peamaclein: protein MKLAFATFLLVCLVLSSSFFEATMAGSSFCDSKCQVRCSKAGVQDRCLKYCGICCKKCQCVPSGTYGNKDECPCYRDLKNSKGKSKCP, encoded by the exons atgaagctcGCCTTTGCAACTTTCCTGCTTGTTTGTCTTGTCCTCAGCTCATCTTTCTTTGAGGCCACAATGGCTGGTTCAA gCTTCTGTGACTCAAAGTGCCAGGTGAGGTGCTCAAAGGCGGGAGTACAGGACCGGTGCTTGAAGTACTGCGGTATTTGCTGTAAGAAGTGTCAGTGTGTGCCATCTGGGACTTATGGGAACAAGGACGAGTGCCCTTGCTACAGGGACCTCAAGAATTCCAAGGGCAAGAGCAAGTGCCCTTGA